The uncultured Desulfatiglans sp. DNA window GGGTGAGATCTATCTGCGCACCCACGTGGAGGCCAACCAGGATTTGATCCGGTTGATCGAGAGGTACGGCGGGGAGGTGGTGAACGCATCGCTCGCCGAATGGATGAACTATACGAGTTACGACCGTTTGCGTGAAGCCCGGAAGGATTTCGTCACCGCTCTGCGCCAGCTCCGCATGGCCCCCCTGAAAGAGGCTCTCAACAGAATCATGAGCTATGGGGGGGATTTGTTCTATCAGGAGTATCGTCAGCGGCAGGTCTACCGTTTTGCAAGGAGCAGGATCGACCTGCTGGAGGACCATCGCATCGCGCATTTGGACAAGCTGCTGCGGCACACAAACCTGTTCAGCTTCGATGTAGGGACTGAAGCCTGCTTGAGCATACCCGGTATTGTCGAGTATGCAAAAAGCGGATTCAACGGTGTGGTGAATGTCTATCCTTTCACCTGCATGCCGAGCACGATCACGTCGGCTGTTATCAAACCCGTCATCAATCGCTACAAGATTCCATACCTGGACACGCCATACGACTCCAGTTCCCAGCCCGGAAGAGAAGCGACCATCAGAACGTTTATGTATCAAGCCCATCAACACTTCCAACGAAATGGAAGGCTACGGAAGGAGAGTCATTTCGCCCCATGAAGACCAAAATGCTTATCAACGCGGTGGAATCGGAGGAATACCGGGTAGCCATCGTCACCGACAATGTCTTGGACGGTTTTTACATCGAGAGCACCGCCACCGAGCAGAAGATCGGAAATATCTACAAGGGTACCATAGAACGAATAGAACCCAGTCTGCAGGCATGTTTCGTAAATTTCGGGGCTGACAAGAACGGGTTTCTGCCTTCTGCAGATATTCATCCGGAGTACTATCATATACCATACGACCCGTCTTCCGACGGACCGCCGCCGCCGCTCGAAAAAGTCCTCAAGAAAGGGCAGGAGCTGCTCGTACAGGTGATCAAAGAGATGCCGGGCCGCAAGGGAGCTCATCTCACAACCTTTTTGTCGCTTGCGGGTCGTTATCTTGTTCTCACGCCGGGTCGGGAGATGGGTGGCGTTTCCAAGAAGATCGAAGACGAAAAAGAGAGGGTGCGGTTAAAATCGGTCATGTCGGAGTTCACCCTCCCCGAGGGAGTGGGATTCATCGTGCGTACCGCCGCCCTCAAGCAGAACAAGCGGGAGCTCTCCAGAGATCTGAACCGGCTCTTGCGCATGTGGGAAAACATCCGGAAGGCGGCGAGAGAGGTGCCCCCTCTGACCTTGATTCACAAAGAGCAGGATGTCTGCCTCAGGACCCTTCGGGACTACTTCACCGGCGAGATTACGGAAGTGCTGGTGGACGACAAGGACACCTACGCGAATGTCCAGTCCTACATGAAAATCATCTCCCCGGCTCATCAGAACCGGGTGAAGCTTTACAAGGACAAACGCCCCATCTTCGATCATTACAAGATCGAAGAGCAGATCGAGGCGATTTACCGCAGCGAGGTGCCCCTCAAGTCGGGTGGATCTATCGTGATCGATCAGACCGAGGCGCTGATCTCCATCGATGTCAACTCGGGGCGGGGCAAGAGTGGCAAGGATATAGAGACCACGGCCTTCAAGACCAATACGGAAGCGGCGGTGGAGGTGGCCCGGCAGCTGCGTCTGCGGGACATGGGCGGCCTCGTCGTGATCGATTTCATCGACATGCGGGACAAGAACCACAACCGGGATGTCGAAAAGATGTTGCGCGAGGAGATGAAGAAAGACCGCGCCAAGACGGACATGTCCCACATCTCGAAGTTCGGACTGCTCGAGTTGTCGCGCCAGCGATTGAGACCGTCGATCGAATCGCGCAGTTATCAATCCTGTCCCCATTGCCAGGGCCGCGGCATCGTCCCGTCCGTGGAATCCGCGGCCATCTCTTTCCTGCGCCAGATCTGGCTGGGTATTACGACCAAAGAAGTGAATCAGGTGCGGGGGATTTTGTCGCTGGATGTGGCGACCTATCTGCAGAACAAGAAGCGGCATGAGCTTGCCGAACTCGAATCCCGCTATGGCGTCTGCATCAATCTCAAAGGGGATCCGCTCCTGCCGCCTGGAAAAGGCCAGGTCGAATTCCTGCAGGAGACCCAGCCGAAAGAGAATGGATCGGTGTGATCTCAGGGTTCAGGCCGCAGGACGGGCCGGGGGCGGGTGCCCGGCCGAAAGATGGCTCAGGGCGGTGCGCTGAGATTTGATGTTCAATAATATCTTCTATTTTATCGTGGTTCTCCTGGCCTATGGCGTCGGCGACGCCGAACGGCCTCCGATCCATCTCTTGCCGCTGCATGCCGGCCTGATCGCTGGAAGCTGGCTGCTCTTCGCCCTGTTGTGCCGGACCGGTTTCAGGGCGCTCCTCACGCGGTCCCTGGGCACGAATGAGGCGGTTCACCTCCCGGAACGCTACCATGCGCTCCTGGCGAAATTTTCCGTCCTGGCGGTGATCCTCTTTGCGGTGGCGGTCTACGGTTTCCACCTGAAGGGGTGGTTGCATGCGTTTCCTTTCTCGGACCGGCTCGACGTCCTGGATCATTCCTTGGCGCTCGCCTTTTTCCTCTGTTACCTGGCGACCATCTGGTATTGGGCCTATCCGGTTTCCGAGGCCTTCATGGAGACCGGCATCGGGCGCCGCCGGTTCATCGCCTCACATCTGCGGCTCAATATCCCGATTCTTCTCCCGTGGTGGGCCCTCACGTTTATTGCCGATGTCACCGGGCTTCTAGCCGGGTCGCGGGAAGCCCTTTTCCTGGGAGGAATGCTGGGGCAGATGCTCTTTTATGCGCTCTTCCTGCTTCTTCTCATGACCATCATGCCCGTTTTCATTCAGTTTTTCTGGGGCTGTCGGCCGCTGGAAGATTCCCCTCCGGTCCAGGAACTGAAGTCCTTCCTCTCGCAACAGGGGTTTCGCTACCGCAAACTTCTCAATTGGCCGATCTTCGCCGGGCGCTTGATGACGGCCGGAGTGATGGGCATCGTTCCCCGCTTCCGATACATCCTGTTTACGGAGTCTCTGCTGAGGGCCCTCCCCGCAGAAGAACTGAAGGCAGTGGCGGCCCATGAGATGGGCCACGTCAAGTACAAGCATCTACTGTTTTACCTCCTGTTGTTCCTAGGGTTTATCTTTCTCTTTTCGAGCGGTTTCGAGATTCTCGGCTATGCCCTGCTGGCGCATCCGTATCTCTCCCCCTTGCTTCACGCGGGACAGGGAATCGATTCACCCCTATTTTTCATCCTGGCGGCGCTCCCCATGGTCCTGGTTTTGCTGGTTTATTTTCGCTTCGTCATGGGTTTTTTCATGCGCCATTTCGAACGGCAGGCGGATCTCTATTCGGCGCGCCTGATGGGATCTCCCTGGCCGGCCATCAATGCCCTGGAGCGGATCGCCTGGCTCAGCGGCCGTATCCGAGACCTGCCGAGCTGGCATCATTTCAGTATCCGCGAGCGTGTGGAGACCCTGCAGCGCAGTACATGGGACCGCGGCCTCGTGCGGCGACACAACCGGATGCTGCTGATCTCGGTTGTCCTTTACGTGATGGGTGTGGGGGTCCTGGGCACCTTCATGCATTTCTCCGGATGGCGGGACCGGGCCGCCCTGGATCTGCTTGCGCAGGTGATCCAGGAGGAGTTGGCTGAGCAGCCGGATCATATGGAATTGAGACAGAGCCTGGCGATGGTTTACCAGCAGAAGGGGGATGAGGCCGCCGCGATGCAGATATACCGGGAAATCCTCGAGCGGGACCCCGGCAACGCAGTGGCCCTGAACAATCTTGCCTGGTTGCTGCTGATCGCACGGGACGAAGGGATGCGTGATCCCTCAGAGGCGTTGCGCCACGCGCAGGCCGCAGTCGCCCTTGAACCGTCGGCCGTTTTTCTGGATACCCTGGCCGAGGCCTACTTCGCCCACGGCCGTCTAGACGAGGCGATTATGACAGCCGAAAAGGCCCTCGCCGTCGCAGCTCCAGACGATGACCGGCGTTACTTGCGGAGACAGCTTGAACGGTTTCGGGAGGGTGATGCCGACAAGAAATGAGCGGTATGTCTGCATTCATCGGATGATTCTCATAACGAGCGGCCCGACTCCCTTTTCTACCATTTCAAGTTTCTTGGCGAGACCATAGGAAAGATCTATGTCCCTGCCTTCGATAAAGGGTCCCCGATCAGTGACCACTGCCTGCACAGTCTTTCCGTTCTCCGGGTTTGCCAGTTCCACACGTGTGCCAAAGGGTAGTTCGCGGTGGGCGATGGTTGGGGCATGCATGTCGAACGAATCTCCGTTGGCCATTGGGCGGCCATGATAGGCGTCTCCATACCAGCTTGCTACGACTTCCTGACTTTCCGGATAAGATGGCTTTCGAATTTTAAGCACGGTGCCGATCTCCAGTTTACGCGGGTCGGCAACATCATTGTCATGGACGAGATCTTCCAAGTTGACGTGGAAGCGTCGGACTGCCAAGTCCCAGAGAGTGTCCCCCTGTTTGACGGTATACGTGACCCATTCCAGATCTTTCAGCTGGTCCAGTCCTGGTGTGTTATCAGCCTCAGTAATGCTATCCGCAAGATCGTTAGCCCTTATGGTTTTCGCTTCTCCTGATGCTCTTTCATGGGCAGCAGGCGTATGACGGTCCAGAGTGTTGTTCAGCTTAATTGGAATTTTTGCTGGGCGTCCCTTCTCAGCGTCCTCAATTAAAACCGAGCGGGCAGGTTCAACCGTTGCTCTGTCTGAAAGAGCACTTTCGGGAGTTTCTTGGGCCCAAACTGGTTTAGGAGATAGCGGCAACCCTATTTGTTCTATGAAGAACTGAGAGAAGGTTTCCAGGGGGCGGGACGCTGACGGCTTCGAGACAAGCGATACAGATTGTTGTTGGATTGCCTGCTCAGTCGGTGATCCGATAGGATGGCCCTGTATCTCCTGGAGCACCTGTTCGAATTTTTCTTCTCCTCGAACGACGGCGCCTTGCTTTAGAAACCAATTACCGTTCTTTGAGCTGCGGCCAATGGCATCGGGGTTCAGTTTTTTGAGTTTTTGCCACGAGGTGCTAAGAATCTTGGTTACCTTGGCAATAGTATCGCCTTGCTGGATATGGTAATTCAAGTGATGACCTCCTGGTGTTTAGATGGTTTCCATCTGGAAATGGTCTTTTTGGCCAATCTGGGCGTCAATCTGCACGTTTGCTTGTGCGGCGACCTGCAGGTCGCCTCCGCGCAAACGCTTGATCTCCTGGATATCGGCCAAAAATCCTCATCGACGGTTGAACACTGCTCAGTACGTGCCCTTCGGGAGAAGAGCGCTTGTCTCTGTAAGGAATGCTTGTTTTTTTTAAGCAGGTTTCTTCAAAAGAATGCTCAGAGACACAGAAAAACGATAGCAAAAAGCATGCCGAAAAAATATCTTTGGTCTTTGCTGCAGCTGCGGTAGCGGGGTTGATCGACGTTCAGGACCTCCTTAAGGTGATTTTTCACCCAGGTAAGAATAGTTTTTTGTCCGTAACGGCCTTTGGCAAATAGGTTTATCCCGCTTTCCTTCGGATGCTGAAACAGCGGGCTCCGTAAGGCGGATTGCCAGCAAAGCCAGGGGGATGGAGCACGCATCGAAAAGTGGCATTTGGACTCGATAAAAACTCAAGAATTTCGCTGTCTGGTCGATTCAATCAAATATGGGCTCTTTCTGCGGATTTCCATCGCCTTCTGTGATGAGTGGTATTCACTCTTTCCCCCGTTTGATAACATGGCCGATGAAATTTTGACGCAAGCGGACATCGATGCCCTGTTGGCTTCGATTCAGTCAGGAGATGTTGACCTTGAGGCTTCTTCAGAAGACGAGATCATGAATAAGGTCGCCAAACACAAGTCGAAGGTGGAGAAAGAATAGCTTCGTGGCGTGCCCTGCGAGAAGACGAAGCGGGGCTGAGGTCCGGGGAGAGCGGTTCGGATGGGAGGTTGAATCAGATGTCAGATAAGCTGAAGGAATTTGATTTGACGGAACAGATCGCCCGGGCGGCGAAAGACGTTTTCAGTACGATGTTGACACTGGACGTAAACCTTGAGGAGGCGCAGGAAGCTCTAGAAGTCGACGGTGACCGCATCATGGGGTCGGTTGGGTTCGCCGGTGATGTCGCCGGCATTGTATGTATCATCGTTTCGAGTACGTTCGCCAAATTTTTGACATCCCGCATGCTCGATTGTGAACTGGAAGCCGTTGAAGCCGTCGATGATGTCAATGATGTGATTGGGGAACTCTGCAATATGATCGGCGGCAACCTGAAATCAAGATTTTGCGATTTCGGGCTCCCCTGTACATTAACTATTCCATCCATTACCCGTGGTACGCGATTCAGAATGACCCCAGTCCGAGGGTCGCAACGTCTGCGCATGCACTTCCGCTGCGAAGATATCCCCTGGGAATTTCATCTCTACCTCAAAGCGGAGTGCTGATTGGCGCTTTTCAAGGCCGGCAAAACCGATTTCTAGCCGGTCTTGCGGATTTCCATGGGGAAGTTTTATTTGGAGCAGCGCTTTTCAGAGAGCGCACATGGAACCAGGCGGGAGAGCCAGCCGGAAATGTACAGGAAAATCAATAACTATAAAATTTTCCTAATGACCGTAATTGCAACGTATAGTGATTATCAACTCCTTAAATAGCCAAAAGCTGTAGCAGTAGGACAATATTTGACAACAACTTCACCGATCTGTTCCAAATCACCAAAACGGGATTCAATGTTCATGTTCATAATATTGAAAGGTAGTCCGCAGTAAGAGCGATTAAGACGGACTGCAACTTTCTCAATGCTTTCATCAGCATCTAGAGTCAAGTCCTCGTATCTTATCAATAAAATTTGTTCCTTCAATGAATAAAGGAGATGTGCATATGTTTCCCAAATCTGAGCCTGTCTAATTAATGGCTGATCAGAAACAAAAACAAAATTTCTCCATCGGGGGTGCATAAGGGAATCAGAGACCATCGCCTCAGGTATTTTATTATTTTCCTTGCGATTCCAACTGGCGATTGTGAATATTGGATTG harbors:
- a CDS encoding S1 RNA binding domain protein, coding for MKTKMLINAVESEEYRVAIVTDNVLDGFYIESTATEQKIGNIYKGTIERIEPSLQACFVNFGADKNGFLPSADIHPEYYHIPYDPSSDGPPPPLEKVLKKGQELLVQVIKEMPGRKGAHLTTFLSLAGRYLVLTPGREMGGVSKKIEDEKERVRLKSVMSEFTLPEGVGFIVRTAALKQNKRELSRDLNRLLRMWENIRKAAREVPPLTLIHKEQDVCLRTLRDYFTGEITEVLVDDKDTYANVQSYMKIISPAHQNRVKLYKDKRPIFDHYKIEEQIEAIYRSEVPLKSGGSIVIDQTEALISIDVNSGRGKSGKDIETTAFKTNTEAAVEVARQLRLRDMGGLVVIDFIDMRDKNHNRDVEKMLREEMKKDRAKTDMSHISKFGLLELSRQRLRPSIESRSYQSCPHCQGRGIVPSVESAAISFLRQIWLGITTKEVNQVRGILSLDVATYLQNKKRHELAELESRYGVCINLKGDPLLPPGKGQVEFLQETQPKENGSV
- a CDS encoding Tetratricopeptide repeat protein; protein product: MFNNIFYFIVVLLAYGVGDAERPPIHLLPLHAGLIAGSWLLFALLCRTGFRALLTRSLGTNEAVHLPERYHALLAKFSVLAVILFAVAVYGFHLKGWLHAFPFSDRLDVLDHSLALAFFLCYLATIWYWAYPVSEAFMETGIGRRRFIASHLRLNIPILLPWWALTFIADVTGLLAGSREALFLGGMLGQMLFYALFLLLLMTIMPVFIQFFWGCRPLEDSPPVQELKSFLSQQGFRYRKLLNWPIFAGRLMTAGVMGIVPRFRYILFTESLLRALPAEELKAVAAHEMGHVKYKHLLFYLLLFLGFIFLFSSGFEILGYALLAHPYLSPLLHAGQGIDSPLFFILAALPMVLVLLVYFRFVMGFFMRHFERQADLYSARLMGSPWPAINALERIAWLSGRIRDLPSWHHFSIRERVETLQRSTWDRGLVRRHNRMLLISVVLYVMGVGVLGTFMHFSGWRDRAALDLLAQVIQEELAEQPDHMELRQSLAMVYQQKGDEAAAMQIYREILERDPGNAVALNNLAWLLLIARDEGMRDPSEALRHAQAAVALEPSAVFLDTLAEAYFAHGRLDEAIMTAEKALAVAAPDDDRRYLRRQLERFREGDADKK
- a CDS encoding hypothetical protein (Evidence 5 : Unknown function) — protein: MNYHIQQGDTIAKVTKILSTSWQKLKKLNPDAIGRSSKNGNWFLKQGAVVRGEEKFEQVLQEIQGHPIGSPTEQAIQQQSVSLVSKPSASRPLETFSQFFIEQIGLPLSPKPVWAQETPESALSDRATVEPARSVLIEDAEKGRPAKIPIKLNNTLDRHTPAAHERASGEAKTIRANDLADSITEADNTPGLDQLKDLEWVTYTVKQGDTLWDLAVRRFHVNLEDLVHDNDVADPRKLEIGTVLKIRKPSYPESQEVVASWYGDAYHGRPMANGDSFDMHAPTIAHRELPFGTRVELANPENGKTVQAVVTDRGPFIEGRDIDLSYGLAKKLEMVEKGVGPLVMRIIR
- a CDS encoding hypothetical protein (Evidence 5 : Unknown function) codes for the protein MMTSWCLDGFHLEMVFLANLGVNLHVCLCGDLQVASAQTLDLLDIGQKSSSTVEHCSVRALREKSACLCKECLFFLSRFLQKNAQRHRKTIAKSMPKKYLWSLLQLR
- a CDS encoding hypothetical protein (Evidence 5 : Unknown function); translation: MVFAAAAVAGLIDVQDLLKVIFHPGKNSFLSVTAFGK
- a CDS encoding hypothetical protein (Evidence 5 : Unknown function), encoding MADEILTQADIDALLASIQSGDVDLEASSEDEIMNKVAKHKSKVEKE
- a CDS encoding hypothetical protein (Evidence 5 : Unknown function); this translates as MSDKLKEFDLTEQIARAAKDVFSTMLTLDVNLEEAQEALEVDGDRIMGSVGFAGDVAGIVCIIVSSTFAKFLTSRMLDCELEAVEAVDDVNDVIGELCNMIGGNLKSRFCDFGLPCTLTIPSITRGTRFRMTPVRGSQRLRMHFRCEDIPWEFHLYLKAEC
- a CDS encoding hypothetical protein (Evidence 5 : Unknown function) — encoded protein: MRFRAPLYINYSIHYPWYAIQNDPSPRVATSAHALPLRRYPLGISSLPQSGVLIGAFQGRQNRFLAGLADFHGEVLFGAALFRERTWNQAGEPAGNVQENQ